One stretch of Paraburkholderia fungorum DNA includes these proteins:
- the fliE gene encoding flagellar hook-basal body complex protein FliE, translated as MTMPVNALSSALQQMQAMATQAAGGTTDPAATQGNGAATAGSFASAMKASLDKISDDQKTAIGESQAFELGSSNVSLNDVMVDMQKANVGFQFGLQVRNKLVSAYNEIAQMSV; from the coding sequence ATGACCATGCCCGTGAACGCGCTGTCGTCAGCGCTGCAACAAATGCAAGCGATGGCGACCCAGGCGGCCGGCGGCACGACCGACCCAGCAGCGACCCAGGGAAACGGCGCAGCCACGGCCGGCAGCTTTGCCTCGGCAATGAAGGCGTCGCTCGACAAGATCAGCGACGACCAGAAAACGGCGATCGGTGAATCGCAGGCGTTCGAACTGGGCTCGTCCAACGTGTCGCTGAACGACGTGATGGTCGACATGCAGAAAGCCAACGTCGGCTTCCAGTTTGGCTTGCAGGTGCGTAACAAACTGGTCTCCGCTTATAACGAAATCGCGCAAATGTCGGTCTAA
- a CDS encoding EscU/YscU/HrcU family type III secretion system export apparatus switch protein yields the protein MSRKNRRSAAALVYDSQGGDATPRVVAKGYGLVADMIVQRAKEAGLYVHEAPEMVSLLMQVDLDSRIPPQLYQAVAELLAWLHRLESGADVESAHNASDDEQDVTDVVATDVAGETPTR from the coding sequence ATGAGCCGCAAGAATCGCCGCAGTGCGGCCGCGCTCGTGTACGACTCCCAGGGTGGCGATGCCACGCCGCGCGTGGTCGCCAAAGGCTACGGCCTGGTCGCCGACATGATCGTGCAGCGCGCCAAGGAAGCGGGTCTGTATGTTCACGAAGCGCCCGAGATGGTGTCCCTGCTGATGCAGGTGGACCTCGACTCACGCATTCCGCCGCAGCTTTATCAGGCGGTGGCGGAATTGCTGGCGTGGTTGCATCGGCTGGAGAGCGGCGCGGATGTCGAGTCCGCCCACAACGCGAGCGACGACGAACAGGACGTGACCGACGTGGTAGCGACGGACGTCGCAGGCGAAACGCCCACGCGTTGA
- a CDS encoding CidA/LrgA family protein: MASPVLAPSAADARPGPAGGVARVGRIARIAVQSAAIAGLWLAADFVVRTLHLPVPGGVVGLLVLLALLFCGGIAPRWIKAGADWLLSDMLLFFIPAAVAAVQYGGLFREDGWRLALVVVAGTLMVMVAVAFAVEQAARLERRLALRRALIARQASRI, encoded by the coding sequence ATGGCCTCGCCCGTTCTCGCTCCGTCTGCCGCTGATGCCCGACCCGGCCCGGCCGGTGGTGTCGCGCGGGTTGGCCGGATCGCCCGGATTGCAGTGCAGAGCGCGGCGATAGCTGGCCTCTGGCTCGCTGCCGATTTCGTCGTCCGCACCTTACATTTGCCGGTTCCCGGCGGCGTGGTCGGATTGCTCGTGTTGCTCGCCTTGCTGTTTTGCGGCGGCATCGCGCCGCGCTGGATCAAGGCGGGTGCCGACTGGCTGCTGTCCGACATGCTGCTGTTCTTCATTCCGGCGGCGGTCGCGGCGGTGCAATACGGCGGCCTGTTCCGCGAGGACGGCTGGCGGCTGGCGCTGGTGGTCGTCGCGGGGACGCTGATGGTGATGGTCGCGGTGGCTTTCGCGGTCGAACAGGCCGCGCGGCTGGAGCGTCGTCTTGCGCTGCGCCGCGCGCTGATCGCGCGGCAGGCTTCGCGGATCTGA
- a CDS encoding isovaleryl-CoA dehydrogenase has translation MERHSIGQTHEVTNQAPPLADYNLFSCDTALFDALERDGAGWHRKTLLRHGASLSTPDTLALAELANRHSPELITHSPRGERIDALEFHPAWHELLSLQRREGLQALPFSDPQAGAMVARCASYFLHAQLESGSLCPLTMTFASIPVLQREPALFEMLRDKLYAREHDPRDIPLGQKRSAMIGMGMTEKQGGSDVRSNQTRAYRIAGGGRGGEYRLVGHKWFFSAPQCDAHLVLARTDDHEGVSCFFVPRFAPDGSKNAVQVQRLKDKLGNRSNASGEVEFLDAFGVMIGDEGRGVPTIIEMANYTRLDCVIGSAALMRAALVQAIHHARHRSAFGRRLVDQPLMRNVLADLALESEAATVLFMRLARAFEASAADASSSNASPVERAWRRIVTPASKYWVCKRALEFTGEAMEVWGGNGYVETGPMARFYREAPVNSIWEGSGNVMCLDVLRAMEREPEAAQALFAAWHADAQAHPALSAALGRLVATLNGPADARESSSRRIAQQIVLIAQGTLLAKHAPTGVADAFIATRLADHCGESGRVYGTLPATFDHAAIVERAFPA, from the coding sequence ATGGAACGGCACAGCATCGGCCAGACGCACGAGGTGACAAACCAGGCTCCGCCGCTCGCGGACTACAACCTGTTTTCCTGCGACACCGCTCTGTTCGACGCACTCGAACGCGACGGCGCCGGCTGGCATCGCAAGACGCTGCTGCGGCACGGCGCGTCGCTCAGCACGCCTGACACGCTCGCACTCGCCGAACTCGCCAATCGTCATTCGCCCGAACTGATCACGCATAGCCCGCGCGGCGAACGGATCGACGCGCTGGAGTTTCATCCCGCGTGGCATGAACTGCTTTCGCTGCAGCGCCGCGAAGGCTTGCAGGCGCTGCCTTTTTCCGATCCGCAAGCGGGTGCAATGGTCGCGCGTTGCGCCAGTTACTTTCTGCATGCGCAACTCGAATCCGGTTCGCTGTGTCCGCTGACCATGACGTTTGCGAGCATCCCCGTGCTGCAACGCGAACCCGCGCTGTTCGAGATGCTGCGCGACAAGCTTTATGCGCGCGAGCACGATCCGCGTGATATTCCGCTCGGGCAGAAGCGATCCGCGATGATCGGCATGGGTATGACGGAGAAACAGGGCGGCTCCGATGTGCGCAGCAATCAGACTCGCGCATACCGAATCGCAGGCGGCGGACGCGGCGGCGAATACCGGCTCGTCGGGCACAAGTGGTTCTTCTCCGCGCCGCAATGCGACGCGCATCTCGTGCTCGCACGCACCGACGACCACGAAGGCGTCTCATGCTTCTTCGTGCCGCGTTTCGCGCCGGACGGCAGCAAGAACGCGGTCCAGGTTCAGCGTCTGAAAGACAAGCTCGGCAATCGCTCGAACGCGAGCGGCGAAGTCGAATTTCTCGACGCGTTCGGCGTGATGATCGGCGACGAAGGGCGCGGCGTGCCGACCATCATCGAAATGGCGAATTACACGCGGCTCGATTGCGTGATCGGCAGCGCGGCGCTGATGCGCGCGGCGCTGGTGCAGGCAATCCACCACGCGCGGCATCGCAGCGCGTTCGGCCGCCGTCTCGTCGATCAACCGTTGATGCGCAATGTCCTCGCCGATCTGGCGCTCGAATCGGAAGCGGCGACGGTGCTGTTCATGCGCCTCGCACGCGCGTTCGAAGCGTCCGCTGCTGACGCGTCTTCGTCGAATGCCTCTCCGGTCGAGCGCGCCTGGCGGCGCATCGTTACGCCCGCATCGAAATATTGGGTCTGCAAGCGCGCGCTGGAGTTCACCGGCGAGGCGATGGAAGTCTGGGGCGGCAACGGTTATGTCGAAACCGGCCCGATGGCGCGCTTCTATCGTGAGGCGCCGGTCAATTCGATCTGGGAAGGCTCGGGCAACGTAATGTGCCTCGACGTGCTGCGCGCGATGGAGCGCGAGCCCGAAGCCGCGCAGGCGCTGTTCGCGGCATGGCACGCGGACGCGCAGGCGCATCCTGCGTTGAGCGCCGCGCTCGGCAGGCTGGTCGCCACGCTCAACGGTCCCGCCGACGCCCGCGAAAGTTCTTCGCGGCGCATCGCCCAGCAGATCGTGCTGATCGCGCAGGGCACGCTGCTCGCGAAGCACGCGCCGACCGGAGTCGCCGACGCGTTTATCGCAACGCGTCTAGCTGATCATTGCGGCGAAAGCGGTCGCGTGTACGGCACGTTACCGGCGACATTCGATCACGCGGCGATCGTCGAGCGGGCTTTTCCCGCGTGA
- a CDS encoding LysR family transcriptional regulator yields the protein MELRALRYFVEVVRQQSFTVAAEQMFVTQPTISKMVKSLEDEIGSPLLLRDGRQMVLTDAGRIVYQRGQDVLAAHARLQAELNDLGTLEGGELTIGIPPMGGALFTPAIAAFRQRYPKIELKLFEQGSRAIETALINGELELGGVLQPVDPENIEVLPMTRQLLWLVSRTGSQWDALHEVPLAQLANEPFVFYGESLALNDVVLNACRAAGFAPTIVGRSGHWDFMAALVLAGVGIALLPAPYCRRLDPAQFTCLPVVEPEIPWEMAIGWRRNGYLSHAARAWLEVARETLPGQAGDEFMLGPGIGMTSIAAAPPTPSAE from the coding sequence GTGGAACTACGTGCGTTGCGATACTTCGTCGAAGTGGTTCGTCAGCAAAGCTTCACCGTCGCCGCCGAGCAGATGTTCGTCACGCAGCCGACCATCAGCAAGATGGTGAAGTCGCTGGAAGACGAAATCGGCTCGCCGCTGCTGCTGCGCGACGGGCGTCAGATGGTGCTGACCGATGCCGGCCGCATCGTTTATCAGCGCGGACAGGACGTGCTCGCGGCGCATGCGCGATTGCAGGCCGAACTGAACGATCTCGGCACGCTCGAGGGTGGCGAACTCACCATCGGAATCCCGCCGATGGGCGGGGCGCTGTTCACGCCGGCCATCGCGGCGTTCCGTCAGCGGTATCCAAAAATCGAACTGAAGCTGTTCGAGCAGGGTTCGCGCGCGATCGAAACAGCGTTGATCAACGGGGAACTGGAACTCGGCGGAGTGCTGCAACCGGTCGACCCGGAAAACATCGAAGTACTGCCGATGACGCGTCAACTTCTTTGGCTCGTCTCGCGCACGGGTTCGCAGTGGGACGCGCTGCACGAGGTGCCGCTCGCGCAACTGGCGAACGAGCCGTTCGTGTTCTACGGCGAGAGTCTCGCGCTGAACGACGTGGTGCTGAATGCGTGCCGCGCGGCGGGCTTTGCACCGACGATCGTCGGGCGCAGCGGACATTGGGATTTCATGGCGGCGCTGGTGCTGGCCGGAGTCGGCATTGCATTGCTGCCCGCGCCTTATTGCCGACGGCTCGATCCCGCGCAATTCACGTGCTTGCCGGTCGTCGAACCGGAGATTCCATGGGAAATGGCGATTGGCTGGCGCCGCAACGGTTATCTGTCGCATGCGGCGCGCGCGTGGCTCGAGGTGGCCCGCGAAACGCTGCCCGGCCAGGCGGGCGATGAATTCATGCTCGGCCCGGGAATCGGGATGACGAGTATCGCAGCGGCACCGCCAACGCCGTCAGCCGAATGA
- the fliS gene encoding flagellar export chaperone FliS — translation MFSQGHAGANAYARVGVETGVMGASPHRLIVLLYQGARQAIAQARMHLQQGQVPDRGKAISKAIRIIESGLQSSLNLEVGGEIAGRLNALYSYMARRLLEANIKQSEAMLVEVDGLLATLEEAWIGIAPEIARMAAQPAAESMR, via the coding sequence ATGTTTTCCCAAGGACACGCTGGAGCCAACGCGTATGCACGCGTGGGCGTCGAGACGGGTGTGATGGGCGCAAGTCCTCATCGTCTGATCGTGTTGCTGTATCAGGGCGCAAGGCAGGCTATCGCGCAGGCCCGCATGCATCTTCAGCAAGGCCAGGTGCCTGATCGCGGCAAGGCGATCAGCAAGGCGATTCGGATCATAGAAAGCGGGCTGCAGTCGTCGCTCAACCTTGAGGTGGGCGGTGAAATTGCGGGGCGGTTGAACGCGCTGTATAGCTACATGGCGCGGCGGCTGCTCGAAGCCAATATAAAACAGAGCGAGGCAATGCTGGTCGAAGTCGACGGCCTGCTGGCGACGCTCGAAGAGGCATGGATCGGGATTGCCCCGGAGATCGCGCGGATGGCAGCCCAGCCGGCCGCGGAAAGCATGAGATGA
- a CDS encoding GMC family oxidoreductase, which yields MQYDYIIVGAGSGGCSLASRLADSCPDATIALIEAGPHTDRNLFVNMPVGVAVVVPQKLKTNYGYLTTPQPGLDGRQGYQPRGRGFGGSSAINAMIYTRGHPLDYDEWARLGCEGWSWSDVLPYFRRAEGNERGADAWHGDAGPLTVSDLRYQNPFSKRFVKAALEAGYKRNGDFNGADQEGVGFYQVTQRDGRRCSVARAYIYDRARPNLHTIADATVLRVTFEGKRASGVEIVRGGKTETLEARAEVVLAAGAFNSPQLLMCSGIGPAAHLQSHGINVLHDAPEVGQNLIDHVDFTINKRVSSIEPTGFSLRGIARMLPQFVTFMREGRGMLSSNVAEAGGFLKSSPTLDRPDLQLHFCAAIVDDHNRHMHWGHGYSLHVCVLRPHSRGSVMLASPDARTAPLIDPRFLSDSRDLDLLVDGAKMARRILDSPSLAVHGGRELYTHSGQSEAELRRTIAEHADTIYHPVATCRMGGDVRSVVDPQLRVRGVTGLRIVDASVMPTLIGGNTNAPTVMIGERAAELIAASRRDGQGPLRTVSNDVQVKAASAA from the coding sequence ATGCAATACGACTACATCATCGTCGGTGCAGGCTCGGGCGGTTGCTCGCTGGCGAGCCGTCTCGCGGATAGCTGCCCCGACGCGACGATCGCGCTGATCGAAGCCGGTCCGCATACGGACCGCAATCTGTTCGTCAACATGCCGGTGGGCGTCGCGGTCGTCGTGCCGCAAAAGCTCAAAACCAATTACGGTTATCTGACGACTCCGCAACCGGGGCTCGACGGACGGCAAGGCTATCAGCCGCGTGGACGCGGCTTCGGCGGATCGAGCGCGATCAACGCGATGATCTACACGCGCGGCCATCCACTCGATTACGACGAATGGGCACGACTGGGCTGCGAAGGGTGGTCGTGGTCGGACGTGCTGCCGTACTTCCGGCGCGCCGAAGGCAACGAGCGCGGTGCCGACGCGTGGCACGGCGATGCCGGGCCGCTGACCGTTTCGGATCTGCGCTATCAGAACCCGTTTTCGAAGCGTTTCGTGAAGGCGGCGCTCGAAGCCGGTTACAAGCGGAATGGCGATTTCAACGGCGCGGATCAGGAAGGCGTCGGCTTTTATCAGGTGACGCAGCGCGACGGACGCCGTTGCAGCGTCGCGCGTGCCTATATCTACGACCGCGCACGTCCCAACCTGCATACGATCGCGGACGCCACTGTGCTACGCGTGACTTTCGAGGGCAAGCGCGCGAGTGGCGTCGAGATCGTGCGGGGCGGCAAAACCGAAACGCTCGAAGCGCGCGCCGAGGTGGTGCTCGCGGCGGGCGCGTTCAACTCGCCGCAACTGCTGATGTGCTCGGGCATCGGGCCTGCCGCACATCTCCAATCGCACGGCATCAATGTGTTGCACGACGCGCCCGAGGTCGGCCAGAACCTCATCGATCACGTCGATTTCACGATCAACAAGCGCGTTTCATCGATCGAGCCGACGGGCTTTTCGCTGCGCGGCATCGCGCGGATGCTGCCGCAGTTCGTCACGTTCATGCGTGAGGGGCGCGGCATGCTGTCGAGCAATGTCGCCGAGGCGGGCGGTTTTCTGAAGAGCAGTCCGACGCTCGACCGGCCCGATCTGCAACTGCATTTCTGCGCCGCCATCGTCGACGATCACAACCGTCATATGCATTGGGGACACGGCTATTCGCTGCATGTTTGCGTGCTGCGGCCGCACAGTCGTGGCAGCGTCATGCTCGCCAGCCCCGATGCACGCACCGCGCCGTTGATCGATCCACGCTTTCTCAGCGATTCGCGCGATCTCGATCTGCTGGTGGACGGCGCGAAGATGGCGCGGCGCATTCTCGATTCGCCGTCGCTCGCGGTACACGGCGGGCGCGAGTTGTACACGCATTCGGGGCAATCGGAGGCGGAATTGCGCCGCACCATCGCCGAACACGCCGATACGATCTATCACCCGGTCGCGACCTGCCGGATGGGCGGCGATGTGCGTTCGGTCGTCGATCCGCAATTGCGGGTGAGGGGCGTGACCGGGCTGCGGATCGTCGATGCATCGGTGATGCCGACGTTGATCGGCGGGAACACGAATGCGCCGACGGTGATGATCGGCGAACGTGCTGCCGAGTTGATTGCAGCGAGTCGGCGGGATGGGCAGGGACCGTTGAGAACGGTCTCGAACGACGTGCAGGTAAAGGCTGCGTCGGCGGCTTGA
- a CDS encoding flagellar protein FliT, whose protein sequence is MTSNAEYFARYEAVAAISCRMLTAARRALWSDLVHLQEEYRHLVEALKEADSEVKLDEAERLRKYALIRQILADDAAIRDLANPRMANLSALFAGRPTRVLKELYGLR, encoded by the coding sequence ATGACATCGAACGCAGAATATTTCGCCCGCTACGAGGCGGTCGCAGCGATTTCCTGCCGCATGTTGACGGCAGCCCGGCGAGCACTGTGGAGCGACCTGGTCCACTTGCAGGAGGAGTACCGGCATCTGGTGGAGGCGTTGAAGGAGGCTGATTCCGAGGTCAAACTCGACGAAGCCGAGCGTCTGCGCAAATACGCGCTGATCCGGCAGATCCTCGCCGACGACGCCGCGATCCGCGATCTGGCGAATCCGCGCATGGCCAATCTGTCGGCGCTGTTCGCCGGCCGGCCGACCCGCGTGCTGAAGGAACTCTACGGGTTGCGCTAG
- a CDS encoding coniferyl aldehyde dehydrogenase has product MKNDLPEVAALEALLRDQRHAYLRAPYPSWETRAAHLKALRKVMLDNRDALADTMHADFGNRAKQEVLLAEFLLVKEEIDAALRHGKRWMKAQRRSTNKWLLPARAKVVPQPLGVVGIIVPWNYPVLLAVGPLISALTAGNRAIIKMSELTPRTSALFEQLIGQTFSRDHVAVVNGDATLAAAFSAQPFDHLLFTGSTKVGHEVMRAAAEHLTPVTLELGGKSPAIIGAHARFDNAVDNLVAGKTLNAGQTCIAPDYVLVPRGKEQAFIERARARMAKMYPGFEQNPDYTSIISARHFERLERLADEALAAGAQLHALTGTAPDPTSRRFPLIVVTNAPDECALMQEEIFGPLLPIVPYDTLDDAIAWINARPRPLALYLYADDSGTIDRVTHETIAGGMAINETLMHLACESLPFGGVGASGMGAYHGYEGFATFSKMKPVLTQARLNARGLISPPYGKRVNALLKLMMRF; this is encoded by the coding sequence ATGAAGAACGATCTGCCCGAAGTCGCCGCGCTCGAAGCGCTGCTGCGCGACCAGCGTCATGCGTATTTGCGCGCGCCGTATCCGTCGTGGGAAACCCGCGCGGCGCACCTGAAAGCGCTGCGCAAGGTCATGCTCGACAATCGCGACGCGCTCGCCGACACCATGCACGCCGACTTCGGCAATCGCGCGAAACAGGAAGTGCTGCTCGCCGAGTTTCTGCTGGTGAAGGAAGAGATCGACGCCGCGCTCAGGCACGGCAAACGCTGGATGAAAGCGCAGCGCCGCAGCACTAACAAATGGCTGCTGCCCGCGCGCGCGAAGGTCGTGCCGCAGCCGCTCGGCGTGGTCGGGATCATCGTGCCGTGGAATTATCCGGTGCTGCTCGCGGTGGGTCCGCTGATCAGCGCGTTGACCGCCGGCAATCGCGCGATCATCAAGATGTCCGAGCTGACGCCGCGCACCTCCGCGCTGTTCGAGCAACTGATCGGCCAGACCTTTTCGCGCGATCACGTCGCGGTCGTCAACGGCGACGCGACGCTGGCCGCCGCGTTCAGCGCGCAACCGTTCGATCACCTGCTGTTCACCGGTTCGACCAAGGTCGGCCATGAAGTGATGCGCGCCGCCGCCGAACATCTGACGCCGGTCACGCTCGAACTGGGCGGCAAGTCGCCGGCCATCATCGGTGCGCACGCGCGCTTCGATAATGCGGTGGATAACCTCGTCGCCGGCAAGACGCTGAACGCGGGCCAGACCTGCATCGCGCCGGATTATGTGCTGGTGCCGCGCGGCAAGGAGCAGGCGTTCATCGAACGGGCGCGCGCGCGAATGGCGAAGATGTATCCCGGCTTCGAACAGAATCCCGATTACACCTCGATCATTTCGGCGCGGCATTTCGAGCGTCTGGAGCGTCTCGCCGACGAAGCACTCGCCGCGGGCGCGCAACTGCACGCGCTGACCGGCACCGCGCCCGATCCGACGAGCCGCCGCTTTCCGCTGATCGTCGTCACGAACGCGCCGGACGAATGCGCGTTGATGCAGGAGGAAATTTTCGGGCCGTTGCTGCCGATCGTCCCGTACGACACGCTCGACGACGCCATCGCGTGGATCAACGCCCGGCCCCGCCCGCTCGCGCTGTATCTATATGCGGACGACAGCGGCACGATCGACCGCGTGACCCACGAAACGATTGCCGGCGGCATGGCGATCAACGAAACGCTGATGCATCTGGCGTGCGAAAGCCTGCCGTTCGGCGGTGTCGGCGCAAGCGGAATGGGGGCGTATCACGGCTACGAAGGCTTCGCCACGTTCTCGAAGATGAAGCCGGTGCTGACCCAGGCGCGGCTGAATGCGCGCGGCCTGATCTCGCCGCCGTACGGCAAGCGGGTCAACGCGCTGCTGAAGTTGATGATGCGGTTTTGA
- a CDS encoding LrgB family protein produces the protein MSPLYASISSLFADDASRLIAAGCLVLTVVLYFASKALYARFKTLWLTPLVAVPAVLAAIVLVAHIPYPVYFEDTRWLMWLLGPATVAFAVPIYEYRELLKRHWISLTVGVTVGILVGVGGSLMLAKLLHLSPELQRSLMTRSVSTPFALAVSDKIHAPKDLTALFVIATGVCGMLFGELVLGLVPLRTRLARGALFGAAAHGVGTAKARELGSEEGVVASLTMMIAGVVMVLLAPMLGLLPI, from the coding sequence ATGAGCCCGCTCTACGCGTCAATTTCATCCCTCTTTGCCGACGACGCCTCGCGTCTGATCGCGGCCGGCTGCCTGGTGCTGACCGTCGTGCTGTACTTCGCGTCGAAGGCGCTGTACGCGCGCTTCAAGACGCTCTGGCTCACGCCGCTCGTGGCCGTGCCTGCGGTGCTCGCGGCCATCGTGCTGGTCGCGCACATTCCGTATCCCGTCTATTTCGAGGACACCCGCTGGCTGATGTGGCTGCTCGGACCCGCCACCGTCGCGTTCGCCGTGCCGATTTATGAATATCGCGAGTTGCTGAAACGGCATTGGATTTCGCTGACCGTCGGGGTGACGGTCGGGATACTGGTCGGTGTCGGTGGCTCGTTGATGCTGGCGAAGCTTCTGCATTTGTCGCCGGAATTGCAACGCAGTCTGATGACTCGTTCCGTATCGACACCGTTTGCGCTTGCCGTCTCCGACAAGATTCATGCGCCGAAGGACCTCACCGCGTTGTTCGTGATCGCGACCGGCGTCTGCGGGATGCTGTTCGGCGAACTCGTGCTAGGTCTCGTGCCGTTGCGCACGCGGCTCGCTCGCGGCGCGTTGTTCGGCGCGGCTGCGCATGGTGTGGGCACCGCGAAGGCGCGGGAATTGGGTAGCGAAGAGGGTGTGGTCGCCAGCCTGACGATGATGATCGCCGGCGTCGTGATGGTATTGCTCGCGCCGATGCTGGGGTTGCTGCCGATCTGA
- a CDS encoding flagellar hook-length control protein FliK produces the protein MNGIDTAIASALTSRVDSLLGIQPGSAATSQTGATGVGNAPTTAPPTAAAPPPPSAQTALSAVALTLDAIARSGGEATLAVLGQTPIWAAAPALDVEVEGMPLFDTPAASASASTSTSTSTTAPAAASGATATASVAAAQLPVAALAAALEQTVSGSGLFYESHLAQWLAGQRSPDSLGDEAQNKLVAEAAQLPLDWTGDDTDASAPNPANRQGTGAAANGAGNGAPDANANANAASRPNQSILTAQAARFAAGEVLANSLSDLNNQPQSTHASLHNAPAPSLESGSSQTSQQAAVHPATVPLVRQQLDLLATGQFRWTGEAWPGARLDWTIEQDGDEWDRSGGGAASEDDQPWRTRLTLSLPTLGTVDAELTLTGTRLVARVQASPGGAARLVTQGESFRERLAAAGIELNGLLIREIGGGVPGSGASATSSAGAQAAASAYARSASAAAASTASAAAASASGHPADAAPRSDFDWDI, from the coding sequence ATGAACGGAATCGACACGGCTATCGCTTCGGCACTGACGAGCCGGGTCGACAGTCTGCTCGGCATCCAGCCGGGCAGCGCGGCCACCTCGCAGACCGGGGCGACGGGTGTCGGTAACGCGCCGACTACCGCGCCTCCCACGGCTGCTGCACCGCCGCCGCCGTCCGCGCAAACCGCGCTGTCGGCTGTCGCGCTGACGCTCGACGCGATTGCGCGCTCGGGCGGCGAGGCGACGCTGGCCGTGCTCGGCCAGACGCCGATCTGGGCGGCTGCGCCCGCGCTCGACGTGGAAGTCGAAGGGATGCCGCTGTTCGATACGCCGGCGGCGTCTGCTTCAGCCTCGACCTCGACCTCGACCTCGACCACCGCGCCGGCTGCGGCTTCGGGTGCAACGGCAACAGCCAGTGTCGCGGCGGCGCAGCTGCCGGTCGCGGCGCTTGCGGCGGCGCTCGAACAAACCGTCAGCGGCAGCGGTCTCTTTTACGAATCGCATCTTGCGCAGTGGCTCGCGGGCCAGCGCTCGCCCGACAGTCTTGGCGACGAAGCGCAGAACAAGCTGGTCGCCGAGGCCGCGCAATTGCCGCTCGACTGGACCGGCGACGATACCGACGCGTCCGCGCCGAATCCCGCCAACCGGCAGGGCACGGGGGCGGCGGCCAATGGCGCGGGCAACGGAGCGCCGGACGCGAATGCCAACGCCAACGCCGCTTCCCGCCCCAATCAATCGATCCTGACGGCGCAAGCCGCGCGTTTCGCCGCGGGCGAGGTGCTGGCCAATTCGCTGTCCGATCTGAACAATCAGCCCCAATCCACTCACGCAAGTCTGCATAACGCGCCTGCACCGAGCCTTGAATCCGGTTCGTCGCAGACCTCGCAGCAGGCGGCCGTGCATCCCGCGACGGTGCCGCTGGTGCGTCAGCAACTGGATCTGCTCGCCACCGGGCAGTTTCGCTGGACCGGCGAAGCGTGGCCGGGTGCGCGGCTCGACTGGACCATCGAACAGGACGGCGACGAGTGGGACCGCAGCGGCGGCGGGGCCGCGAGCGAGGACGATCAGCCGTGGCGCACGCGTCTGACGTTGTCGCTGCCGACACTCGGCACCGTCGACGCCGAATTGACGCTGACCGGCACGCGGCTGGTCGCGCGCGTGCAGGCGAGTCCCGGCGGCGCGGCGCGGCTCGTGACGCAGGGCGAGAGTTTTCGTGAGCGGCTGGCGGCGGCGGGGATCGAGCTGAACGGCTTGCTGATCCGCGAGATCGGCGGAGGTGTGCCCGGCAGCGGGGCCAGCGCGACGAGTTCGGCGGGCGCTCAGGCGGCGGCTTCGGCTTATGCGCGGTCGGCTTCGGCGGCGGCTGCATCGACCGCTTCTGCTGCGGCGGCGAGCGCGTCCGGCCATCCCGCGGATGCCGCGCCGCGTTCCGATTTCGACTGGGATATCTGA